One Amaranthus tricolor cultivar Red isolate AtriRed21 chromosome 10, ASM2621246v1, whole genome shotgun sequence genomic window carries:
- the LOC130824750 gene encoding putative pectinesterase/pectinesterase inhibitor 28, with protein sequence MSGDFNAKQKKKQKIAVIGLSALMMVAMVVAVTVGIKGTGHGIIIDDDDDDGLATSTKAIRSVCHIVEYRHACERTLAHLHTSDPKMLATTTFNAALKNLQGALANSSSITAPKEDRRTTGAIETCKQVMEYAVGDLKRSIDHMSHFDMHKKDEYIENMRIWLSGAITLQETCIDAFENTTGDAGEKMKNLLVSSRELTSNSLDIVAELPSIVKSLNSSDSHHHERKLSQKQEEKDQGDEELPIWMEFKQRRLLRDPGSKVKADIVVSKDGSSKFKTIMEALKEAPVRDPSKEFAGVNKMFVIYIKEGIYEEQVRVDETKSHIMFIGDGPTKTKITGNNSFADGFVLYKTATVSILGRNFIAKDIGFENSAGPEKHQAVSLLVQSDMSIFYNCRIDGYQDTLYAHSYRQFYRHSTISGSINLILGNAAAVFQNCKFVIRKPLDDQECVLTSQGRLHMKEPTGFILQNSTITADPLYYPLRHKNKAYLGQPWKKFSRTIVMQSYISDSIDSKGWKPWMGTFGESTCFLSEYENRGPGAKLEGRVKWQGIKNIDPREINGFTPRKFYGGDRWIAPTQVPYLAGLMPT encoded by the exons atgTCGGGTGATTTCAATGcgaaacaaaaaaagaaacagAAGATAGCAGTTATAGGGCTATCTGCATTGATGATGGTAGCAATGGTTGTTGCAGTAACAGTAGGGATAAAAGGAACAGGGCATGgaattattattgatgatgatgatgatgatggtttagCAACTTCTACAAAGGCTATAAGATCAGTATGTCATATTGTTGAGTATAGACATGCCTGTGAAAGAACTCTTGCTCATCTTCATACATCTGATCCTAAGATGCTTGCAACAACCACATTCAATGCAGCTTTGAAAAATCTTCAAGGGGCATTGGCCAATTCTAGTTCCATTACTGCCCCCAAG GAGGATCGTAGGACTACAGGAGCAATAGAAACATGTAAACAGGTGATGGAGTATGCAGTTGGAGACCTGAAAAGATCCATCGACCATATGAGCCATTTCGATATGCACAAAAAGGATGAGTATATTGAGAACATGAGGATCTGGCTTAGTGGAGCTATTACCTTACAGGAGACATGCATTGATGCCTTCGAAAATACAACTGGAGATGCGGGTgaaaagatgaagaacttgTTAGTGTCTTCAAGAGAGCTTACAAGTAATAGCTTAGATATTGTTGCAGAGCTCCCAAGTATTGTAAAGTCTTTGAACTCATCTGATTCCCACCATCACGAGCGGAAGCTTTCTCAAAAACAAG AGGAGAAAGATCAAGGTGACGAGGAGCTTCCAATATGGATGGAATTTAAACAGCGAAGGCTCCTACGCGATCCTGGATCAAAAGTCAAGGCGGATATAGTGGTATCCAAAGATGGAAGTAGCAAGTTCAAAACCATAATGGAAGCCTTAAAGGAAGCACCAGTTAGAGATCCAAGTAAGGAATTTGCTGGCGTAAATAAGATgtttgtaatatatataaagGAAGGCATCTATGAAGAACAAGTTCGAGTGGATGAAACAAAGTCACATATCATGTTCATTGGTGATGGACCTACTAAGACTAAGATCACAGGAAACAACAGCTTTGCTGATGGTTTTGTTCTCTATAAAACTGCCACTGTTT CAATATTGGGGAGAAATTTCATAGCCAAGGACATAGGATTTGAAAACTCAGCGGGTCCAGAAAAACACCAAGCAGTATCCCTCTTAGTACAATCAGACATGTCAATATTCTACAATTGTCGTATAGATGGTTACCAAGACACATTATATGCACACAGTTATCGCCAATTCTATCGACACTCAACCATTTCAGGCTCTATAAACTTAATCCTTGGTAATGCAGCAGCAGTATTTCAAAACTGCAAATTTGTAATTCGAAAGCCTTTGGACGATCAAGAATGTGTTCTAACATCCCAAGGTCGACTACACATGAAAGAACCTACTGGTTTTATCCTACAAAACTCTACAATCACTGCTGATCCATTGTATTACCCATTACGCCACAAGAATAAAGCTTATTTAGGGCAGCCGTGGAAGAAATTCTCGAGAACGATCGTGATGCAGTCTTATATAAGTGATTCTATAGATTCAAAAGGGTGGAAACCATGGATGGGAACATTTGGAGAAAGTACATGTTTTTTAAGCGAGTATGAAAACAGAGGTCCTGGTGCAAAATTGGAAGGTAGAGTTAAGTGGCAAGGAATTAAGAATATTGATCCTCGTGAAATCAATGGTTTCACTCCAAGGAAATTTTATGGTGGAGATCGATGGATTGCTCCTACTCAAGTACCATATTTGGCAGGGCTAATGCCTACGTAG